In Thauera sp. JM12B12, one DNA window encodes the following:
- a CDS encoding tripartite tricarboxylate transporter substrate binding protein: MLLKKTLFAATTAVLATLAAGVVHAAPEKPECIAPAKPGGGFDLTCKLLQSALQDGKYLEAPMRVTYMPGGIGAVAYNTVIANRPAEGGTVVAFSGGSFLNLAIGKFGKYTEQDVKWVAAVGADYGAVIVKADAPYQSLKDLIEATRATPGKIVYGAGGSVGSQDWMKSALIAKEAGVNYRDMRYVAFEGGGEAMTALMGGHVQAYTGDASEVAAHLKGGRVRVLAVLAPERLPGELAAIPTAIEQGYKVDWTIARGYYMGPKVADAEHQWWTAAFDKMLASPEFDKLRQERGLFPFGLTGPALQDYVSKEVRRYAELAREFGLIAQ, from the coding sequence ATGTTGCTGAAGAAGACCCTGTTTGCCGCCACCACCGCGGTGCTCGCCACCCTCGCCGCCGGCGTCGTCCACGCCGCCCCCGAGAAACCCGAGTGCATCGCGCCCGCCAAGCCGGGCGGCGGCTTCGACCTCACCTGCAAGCTGTTGCAGAGCGCGTTGCAGGACGGCAAGTATCTCGAGGCGCCGATGCGGGTGACCTACATGCCCGGCGGCATCGGCGCGGTTGCCTACAACACCGTGATCGCCAACCGACCGGCCGAGGGCGGCACCGTGGTCGCGTTCTCCGGCGGCTCCTTCCTGAACCTGGCGATCGGCAAGTTCGGCAAGTACACCGAGCAGGACGTCAAATGGGTCGCCGCCGTCGGCGCCGACTATGGCGCGGTGATCGTCAAGGCCGACGCCCCCTACCAGTCGCTGAAGGATCTGATCGAGGCCACCCGTGCGACGCCCGGCAAGATCGTCTATGGCGCCGGCGGCTCGGTCGGCAGCCAGGACTGGATGAAGTCGGCGCTGATCGCCAAGGAAGCCGGCGTCAATTACCGGGACATGCGCTACGTCGCCTTCGAGGGCGGTGGCGAGGCCATGACCGCGCTGATGGGCGGCCATGTGCAGGCCTATACCGGTGATGCCTCGGAAGTCGCCGCGCACCTCAAGGGCGGCCGCGTGCGCGTGCTCGCGGTGCTCGCCCCCGAGCGCCTGCCGGGCGAGCTCGCCGCCATCCCGACCGCGATCGAGCAGGGCTACAAGGTCGACTGGACGATCGCGCGCGGCTACTACATGGGCCCCAAGGTCGCCGACGCCGAGCACCAGTGGTGGACCGCCGCCTTCGACAAGATGCTGGCTTCGCCCGAGTTCGACAAGCTGCGCCAGGAGCGCGGCCTGTTCCCCTTCGGCCTCACGGGTCCGGCGCTCCAGGACTATGTGAGCAAGGAAGTCAGGCGCTACGCCGAACTCGCCCGTGAATTCGGTCTGATCGCCCAGTAA
- a CDS encoding glycoside hydrolase family 19 protein: protein MLITRDLLTRMGASAANADRYLDTLNAAMAVHGIDSELRIAHFLAQVMHESGHLRLTQENLNYSAAGLRKTFRKYFRTDAEAEAYARQPERIGSRVYGSRMGNGPESTGDGFRFRGRGLIQLTGKDNYRSFAQWVGADVVTNPDWVAERYAVESAVYFWEKNGLNALADADDLSTITRRINGGLNGYEDRHALLAKAKRALGELAAAGSVAAVARPPALQPTHRVTATQLVLRSAPVVAERTRLALLNQGKDVQVLGAAPEAGWVRVRVSLSGLLREGVVAERYLAPLPRTRSRGALQAAPAVVAPPAAHMAQERADIRRDHDGGRAYPLGEAGRPARSGRSAEAMAKSVSAIIDYLDPANPLHRRYQPRGGSTYCNIYATDFAYLCGVYLPRVWWTDRALLRLREGEKLAVEYGRTVRELNANALYDWLEDFGPAFGWQREIDLTALQAAANAGQVCVIVARRVDLNRPGHITAVVPETAEAKAVRSAHNEVLRPLESQAGTRNVLRAPPAGAWWQGSRFQAFAFWRHP from the coding sequence ATGCTGATCACGCGCGACCTGCTCACCCGGATGGGCGCCTCCGCGGCCAACGCCGACCGCTATCTCGACACCCTGAACGCGGCGATGGCGGTGCATGGCATCGACTCGGAGCTGCGCATCGCGCATTTCCTCGCCCAGGTGATGCACGAGTCCGGCCATCTGCGACTGACGCAGGAGAACCTCAACTACTCGGCCGCAGGTCTGCGCAAGACCTTCCGCAAGTATTTCCGCACCGATGCCGAGGCCGAGGCCTACGCGCGCCAGCCCGAGCGCATCGGCAGCCGGGTCTATGGCAGCCGCATGGGCAACGGCCCGGAGTCGACCGGGGACGGCTTCCGCTTCCGCGGGCGCGGCCTGATCCAGCTCACCGGCAAGGACAACTACCGCAGCTTCGCGCAGTGGGTCGGTGCCGACGTGGTGACCAACCCGGATTGGGTGGCCGAGCGCTACGCGGTGGAGTCCGCGGTGTATTTCTGGGAGAAGAACGGCCTCAACGCCCTCGCCGACGCCGACGACCTGAGCACCATCACCCGCCGCATCAATGGCGGGCTCAATGGTTACGAAGACCGCCACGCCCTGCTGGCCAAGGCAAAGCGTGCGCTCGGCGAGCTGGCCGCCGCCGGCAGCGTCGCCGCGGTCGCGCGCCCGCCCGCGCTGCAGCCCACGCATCGCGTCACCGCCACCCAGCTCGTGCTGCGCAGCGCGCCGGTGGTGGCCGAGCGCACCCGGCTCGCCCTCCTCAACCAGGGCAAGGACGTGCAGGTGCTCGGTGCGGCGCCGGAGGCGGGATGGGTGCGCGTGCGCGTGTCGTTGAGCGGGCTGCTGCGCGAGGGCGTGGTGGCCGAGCGCTACCTCGCGCCCCTGCCGCGCACGCGCAGCCGCGGCGCGCTCCAGGCGGCGCCCGCCGTGGTGGCGCCGCCTGCCGCACACATGGCGCAGGAGCGTGCCGACATTCGCCGCGATCACGACGGCGGGCGCGCATACCCGCTCGGCGAGGCCGGCCGGCCGGCGCGCAGCGGACGCAGCGCCGAGGCGATGGCGAAATCGGTCTCGGCGATCATCGACTACCTGGATCCTGCCAACCCCCTCCATCGGCGCTACCAGCCCAGGGGCGGCAGCACCTACTGCAACATCTACGCGACCGACTTCGCGTACCTGTGCGGCGTGTACCTGCCGCGGGTGTGGTGGACCGACCGCGCGCTGCTGCGCCTGCGCGAGGGCGAGAAGCTGGCGGTGGAGTACGGCCGCACGGTGCGCGAACTCAACGCCAATGCGCTCTACGACTGGCTGGAGGACTTCGGGCCGGCCTTCGGCTGGCAGCGCGAGATCGATCTCACCGCGCTGCAGGCCGCCGCCAACGCTGGCCAGGTGTGCGTGATCGTCGCCCGCCGCGTCGACCTCAACCGTCCGGGCCACATTACCGCCGTGGTGCCGGAGACCGCGGAGGCGAAAGCCGTGCGCAGTGCGCACAACGAGGTCCTGCGTCCGCTCGAATCGCAGGCCGGTACGCGCAACGTGCTGCGTGCGCCGCCGGCGGGCGCGTGGTGGCAAGGCAGTCGCTTCCAGGCCTTCGCGTTCTGGCGCCATCCCTGA
- a CDS encoding diguanylate cyclase → MSSPAVQPPAIQWPLNAIRLAIVVVSLVALVFGWADMLRNAGQAEVVALERARLQARAQARTVGELVQATLNGFDLALKSVRTVVGDGPDAIDRQAQLALQGLASDFVLQIFVIDREGYLSYSSLGPSPRNFLGDRDYFRQLSTASVDVLVVSEPVLGRLTGRWSIQVARAIQRDGAFEGVVSMALSVDGWTSQLMRLDPGPRDTLSLLGRQGELLVRTLDGAAHYGKGLRVQRSFLSEREVEEGDYMGESRADGQTRIFGWRRLSSGLFMVSGLMLEDVLAPVRQARERAMVRGMALSAVFVAVIAALLVALGRYGQAMRRLASVEIWQRANFDLVTGLPNRALLLDRLERMLEHARRQDAEVVVLFIDLDLFKPVNDRFGHEFGDRLLVEVAHRLEQLFRSEDTVARLGGDEFVVLMPAARGTALAGQAAEKVVERLSEPFEIDGQAVSISASVGVALFPQDADSPAALIAGADAAMYRAKHAGRATWRF, encoded by the coding sequence GTGTCCTCTCCTGCAGTGCAGCCCCCCGCCATCCAATGGCCGCTGAACGCGATTCGACTCGCCATCGTCGTGGTGAGCCTGGTTGCGCTCGTGTTCGGATGGGCGGACATGCTCCGCAACGCCGGCCAGGCCGAGGTGGTGGCCCTGGAGCGCGCGCGCCTGCAGGCCCGCGCGCAGGCGCGCACGGTCGGTGAGCTCGTCCAGGCCACGCTCAACGGTTTCGATCTCGCCCTCAAGTCGGTGCGCACCGTCGTCGGCGACGGTCCCGATGCGATCGACCGCCAGGCGCAGCTTGCGCTGCAGGGCCTGGCTTCCGATTTCGTGCTGCAGATCTTCGTGATCGACCGCGAGGGCTACCTGAGCTATTCGTCGCTGGGCCCCTCGCCGCGCAATTTCCTCGGCGACCGAGACTACTTCCGCCAGCTGTCTACCGCCAGCGTCGACGTCCTGGTGGTCAGCGAACCGGTGCTCGGGCGGCTCACCGGGCGCTGGAGCATTCAGGTGGCCCGGGCGATCCAGCGCGATGGCGCATTCGAAGGCGTGGTGTCGATGGCCCTGTCGGTCGATGGCTGGACGTCACAGCTGATGCGCCTCGATCCGGGACCGCGCGACACCCTCAGCCTGCTGGGGCGCCAGGGCGAGTTGCTGGTGCGAACGCTCGATGGCGCAGCGCACTACGGCAAGGGCCTGCGGGTGCAGCGATCGTTCCTGTCCGAGCGCGAGGTCGAGGAGGGCGACTACATGGGTGAGAGCCGGGCCGACGGCCAGACGCGCATTTTTGGCTGGCGCCGCCTGTCCTCGGGCTTGTTCATGGTGTCGGGACTGATGCTGGAGGACGTGCTCGCGCCGGTGCGGCAGGCGCGCGAGCGCGCAATGGTCCGCGGCATGGCGCTGAGTGCCGTGTTCGTGGCCGTCATCGCCGCCTTGCTCGTTGCGCTCGGGCGCTACGGGCAGGCCATGCGCCGCCTGGCTTCGGTCGAGATCTGGCAGCGCGCGAACTTCGACCTGGTCACCGGACTGCCGAATCGTGCCCTGCTGCTCGACCGCCTGGAGCGCATGCTCGAGCATGCGCGCCGGCAGGATGCCGAGGTGGTCGTGCTGTTCATCGATCTCGACCTGTTCAAGCCCGTCAATGACCGCTTCGGGCATGAGTTCGGCGATCGCCTGCTGGTCGAGGTCGCGCACCGCCTGGAGCAGCTGTTTCGCAGCGAAGATACCGTCGCTCGTCTCGGCGGCGACGAGTTCGTGGTGCTGATGCCCGCAGCCCGGGGCACGGCGCTTGCCGGGCAGGCGGCGGAGAAGGTGGTCGAGCGGCTGTCCGAGCCGTTCGAGATCGACGGCCAGGCGGTGAGCATTTCCGCCAGCGTGGGCGTGGCGCTGTTCCCGCAGGATGCGGACAGCCCCGCCGCCCTGATCGCCGGCGCGGACGCGGCGATGTACCGCGCCAAGCATGCCGGGCGCGCGACCTGGCGATTCTGA
- a CDS encoding AEC family transporter, protein MDIIFGIILPVFGTLGLGYVAARFGVFDEAANRGLSLFVFNFALPLMLFRAIAQAELPAAMPWGYLLSYYIGAFGVYALTMIGTRVLFGRRLEEQAVLGLGGAFSNTGMLGIPLVMTAYGADAALPLFVMIACHSLLMLPPTTALIEAARGAREGLGPMLAKLTRSVLGTPIIWGLSGGLAFALLGVALPGPLDAVARGLGSAATPCALFALGASLTRYSLGGNLREPALLVAGKTVLHPLIVWLLATQVFEVPPLWVATGVLLAALPAGITPYLFAQRHGVCQSTVASAVFLSTLVSVATLSALLFVLRP, encoded by the coding sequence ATGGACATCATCTTCGGCATCATCCTGCCGGTCTTCGGCACGCTCGGCCTCGGCTACGTCGCGGCACGCTTCGGCGTCTTCGACGAGGCGGCCAACCGCGGGCTGTCGCTGTTCGTGTTCAATTTCGCGCTGCCGCTGATGCTGTTCCGCGCCATCGCGCAGGCCGAGCTGCCGGCCGCGATGCCATGGGGCTACCTGCTGTCCTACTACATCGGCGCCTTCGGCGTGTATGCGCTCACCATGATCGGCACGCGCGTCCTGTTCGGCCGCCGGCTCGAGGAGCAGGCGGTGCTGGGACTCGGCGGCGCCTTCTCCAATACCGGCATGCTCGGCATTCCGCTGGTGATGACGGCCTACGGCGCCGATGCCGCACTGCCGCTGTTCGTGATGATCGCCTGCCACAGCCTGCTGATGCTGCCGCCCACCACCGCGCTGATCGAGGCCGCCCGGGGTGCGCGCGAGGGGCTGGGTCCGATGCTGGCGAAGCTGACCCGGAGCGTGCTCGGCACGCCGATCATCTGGGGGCTGTCCGGCGGCCTGGCCTTCGCGCTCCTCGGCGTGGCGCTGCCGGGCCCGCTCGACGCCGTCGCCAGGGGGCTGGGCAGCGCGGCGACGCCATGCGCGCTGTTCGCGCTCGGCGCCTCGCTGACGCGCTACAGCCTCGGCGGCAACCTGCGCGAGCCTGCGCTGCTGGTGGCGGGCAAGACCGTGCTGCATCCCTTGATCGTGTGGTTGCTCGCGACCCAGGTCTTCGAGGTCCCGCCGCTGTGGGTGGCGACCGGCGTGCTGCTTGCGGCGCTGCCGGCGGGCATCACGCCCTACCTGTTCGCGCAGCGCCATGGGGTGTGCCAGTCCACGGTGGCCTCTGCGGTGTTCCTGTCCACGCTGGTCTCGGTGGCGACCTTGTCGGCACTGCTGTTCGTGTTGCGCCCCTGA
- a CDS encoding glycerate kinase: MKIVIAPDSYKESLSALEVAQAVQAGFSQVFPDATYVLVPVADGGEGTVDAMVAATAGRRERVAVSGPLGMPVEAFYGLTGDGATAVIEMAAASGLMLVPAAQRNPLVTTSRGTGELIRAALDAGARRFILGIGGSATNDGGAGMVQALGARLLDARGQDIGPGGGALAGLERIDVSTLDPRLAECRIEVACDVDNPLTGARGASAVFGPQKGATPAMVQTLDASLARFARIIERDLGVAVDQVPGAGAAGGMGAAMLAFFGATLKPGIEIVTAAVELDAHVRDADLVITGEGRIDFQTVHGKTPIGVARVAKRHGKPVIGIAGSLGAKVGVVHEHGIDAVFSVLNTPCTLEEALRDAAANVELTARNVAAVLRMGFARG; encoded by the coding sequence ATGAAGATCGTCATTGCCCCCGATTCCTACAAGGAGAGCCTGTCCGCACTGGAAGTCGCGCAGGCAGTGCAAGCCGGGTTCAGCCAGGTCTTCCCGGACGCGACCTACGTGCTCGTACCGGTGGCCGATGGCGGCGAGGGTACGGTGGATGCGATGGTGGCGGCGACCGCCGGACGGCGGGAGCGCGTCGCCGTGAGCGGCCCGCTGGGCATGCCAGTCGAGGCCTTCTACGGCCTCACCGGCGACGGCGCCACCGCGGTGATCGAGATGGCCGCCGCCAGCGGCCTGATGCTGGTCCCGGCGGCGCAGCGCAATCCGCTCGTCACCACCTCGCGCGGCACCGGCGAGTTGATCCGCGCCGCCCTCGACGCGGGCGCGCGCCGCTTCATCCTCGGCATCGGCGGCAGCGCCACCAACGATGGCGGAGCGGGCATGGTGCAGGCCCTCGGCGCCCGCCTGCTCGATGCGCGGGGACAGGACATCGGACCGGGTGGCGGCGCGCTCGCCGGACTCGAGCGCATCGACGTCTCCACGCTCGATCCGCGCCTCGCCGAATGCCGCATCGAGGTCGCCTGCGACGTGGACAATCCGCTCACCGGCGCTCGCGGCGCCTCCGCCGTGTTCGGTCCGCAGAAGGGCGCCACGCCCGCGATGGTGCAGACCCTGGACGCCAGCCTCGCCCGCTTCGCACGCATCATCGAGCGTGACCTGGGCGTCGCGGTGGACCAGGTGCCGGGCGCCGGCGCGGCCGGCGGCATGGGGGCGGCGATGCTGGCCTTCTTCGGCGCGACGCTCAAGCCCGGCATCGAGATCGTCACCGCCGCGGTCGAGCTCGACGCCCATGTGCGCGACGCCGACCTGGTCATCACCGGCGAGGGCCGCATCGATTTCCAGACCGTCCATGGCAAGACGCCGATCGGCGTGGCCCGCGTCGCCAAGCGCCACGGCAAGCCGGTGATCGGCATCGCCGGCTCGCTCGGCGCCAAGGTCGGCGTGGTGCACGAGCACGGCATCGACGCGGTGTTCAGCGTGCTCAACACGCCATGCACGCTGGAAGAGGCCTTGCGCGACGCGGCGGCGAACGTGGAACTCACCGCGCGCAACGTCGCGGCGGTGCTGCGCATGGGCTTCGCCCGCGGCTGA
- a CDS encoding sugar diacid recognition domain-containing protein, with product MFLLDASLAQSIVDRAMQILQANVNVMDESGLIIASGERTRIGARHEGALLVLAQGRAVEIDEALASRLQDARPGVNLPLRAEGRVVGVVGLSGAPEQIRQHAELVRMAAETMLEQARLMQVLAHDARLREELVLQLIGMASATFTRDDTAAEWARRLRVDLAQPRVALLIEIGGATAAADAVLAAQQGLKRLLAASEPELLWAAVSLGELAVLLPLPAAADAMARVRARVEALQARLSADGVGLRCALGGAFGGREGLVRSWQSARATLRVGRRRQPAATLHCYTGLTLAVLLSGLAEGWRADELQRPLQRLAAHDRDGQLRRTLAAWFAHGMKTAASAEALHVHRNTLDYRLRRIAELTGLDLGRLDDCLLLFIGLELDDAED from the coding sequence ATGTTCCTGCTCGACGCCTCGCTCGCCCAATCCATCGTAGATCGTGCGATGCAGATCCTGCAGGCCAACGTCAACGTGATGGACGAAAGCGGCCTGATCATCGCCAGCGGCGAGCGCACGCGCATCGGCGCACGCCACGAGGGCGCGCTGCTGGTACTGGCCCAGGGCCGCGCGGTGGAGATCGACGAGGCGCTCGCCAGCCGCCTGCAGGACGCGCGCCCGGGCGTCAACCTGCCGCTGCGCGCCGAAGGGCGGGTGGTCGGTGTCGTGGGCCTGAGCGGTGCGCCGGAGCAGATCCGCCAGCACGCCGAACTGGTCCGCATGGCGGCCGAGACCATGCTCGAGCAGGCGCGCCTGATGCAGGTGCTTGCGCACGACGCGCGCTTGCGCGAGGAGCTGGTGCTGCAGCTGATCGGCATGGCGTCCGCGACCTTCACGCGCGACGACACCGCTGCCGAGTGGGCGCGCCGCCTGCGCGTGGACCTTGCCCAGCCGCGGGTGGCGCTGCTGATCGAGATCGGCGGCGCGACGGCCGCTGCGGACGCGGTGCTGGCCGCGCAGCAAGGCCTCAAGCGCCTGCTCGCCGCGTCCGAACCCGAGCTGCTGTGGGCGGCGGTATCGTTGGGCGAGCTGGCCGTGCTGCTGCCGCTGCCTGCCGCCGCCGACGCGATGGCGCGCGTGCGCGCCCGCGTCGAAGCCCTGCAGGCGCGACTGTCCGCCGACGGCGTGGGTTTGCGCTGTGCGCTGGGCGGCGCCTTCGGCGGTCGCGAGGGGCTGGTGCGCTCGTGGCAGTCCGCGCGCGCCACCCTGCGTGTCGGCCGCCGCCGCCAGCCCGCAGCGACGCTGCATTGCTACACCGGACTCACCCTCGCCGTGCTGCTCTCCGGGCTGGCCGAAGGGTGGCGGGCGGACGAACTGCAGCGCCCGCTGCAGCGGCTCGCCGCCCACGATCGCGACGGCCAGCTCCGGCGCACCCTCGCCGCCTGGTTCGCGCACGGCATGAAGACGGCGGCCAGTGCCGAGGCCCTGCACGTGCATCGCAACACCCTCGACTACCGCCTGCGGCGCATCGCCGAGCTGACCGGTCTCGATCTGGGCCGTCTCGACGACTGCCTGCTGCTTTTCATCGGCCTGGAGCTGGACGACGCAGAGGATTAG
- a CDS encoding class II fumarate hydratase, protein MTRIETDSLGPVEVAAEVYWGAQTQRSLENFAIGSERMPLAVVHALALIKKAAARVHARSGALPDDLAQLIERAADEVLAGDLDDQFPLVVWQTGSGTQTNMNVNEVIAGRANELAGQGRGGKAPVHPNDHVNRGQSSNDCFPSAMHIAAARAVHDALLPAVTELSNGLAIQAERHAGLVKTGRTHLMDATPMTFGQELSAFVTQLNTAAHAIRATLPAVCELAQGGTAVGTGLNAPRGFGTAVAAELAGFTGLPLASAPDKFAALAGHEPLVALSGALKTLAVALMKLANDLRLLGSGPRTGLAEVKLPANEPGSSIMPGKVNPTQCEALSMLACQVMGNDATIGFAASQGHLQLNVFKPVIAYNLLQSIRLLTDGCRNFQRHCVAGMAPDAARMGEHLARSLMLVTALNPHIGYDKAAQIAKKAHAEGTTLRAAALALGFTTADEFDAWVRPEDMLGD, encoded by the coding sequence ATGACCCGCATCGAAACCGACAGCCTCGGCCCGGTCGAGGTCGCAGCCGAGGTCTATTGGGGGGCGCAGACGCAGCGCTCGCTCGAGAACTTCGCCATCGGCAGCGAGCGCATGCCGCTTGCCGTGGTCCACGCCCTCGCGCTGATCAAGAAGGCGGCCGCGCGGGTGCATGCGCGCAGCGGCGCCTTGCCCGACGACCTCGCCCAGCTGATCGAACGGGCCGCCGACGAGGTGCTCGCCGGCGACCTCGACGACCAGTTTCCGCTCGTGGTGTGGCAGACCGGCAGCGGCACGCAGACCAACATGAACGTCAACGAGGTGATCGCCGGGCGTGCCAACGAACTGGCCGGGCAGGGAAGGGGCGGCAAGGCACCCGTGCATCCGAACGACCACGTCAATCGCGGCCAGAGCTCGAACGACTGCTTTCCGAGCGCGATGCACATCGCCGCCGCACGCGCGGTCCACGATGCGCTGCTGCCGGCGGTCACCGAGCTGTCGAACGGCCTCGCGATCCAGGCCGAGCGTCACGCCGGGCTGGTCAAGACCGGCCGCACCCACCTGATGGACGCCACCCCGATGACCTTTGGCCAGGAGCTGTCGGCCTTCGTGACCCAGCTCAACACCGCCGCACACGCGATCCGCGCGACGCTGCCGGCGGTGTGCGAGCTCGCCCAGGGTGGCACCGCGGTCGGCACCGGGCTGAACGCCCCACGCGGTTTCGGGACGGCGGTCGCCGCCGAACTGGCCGGCTTCACCGGCCTGCCGCTGGCCAGCGCACCCGACAAGTTCGCTGCGCTGGCCGGTCACGAGCCGCTGGTGGCCCTGTCGGGGGCGCTGAAGACCCTGGCAGTGGCGCTGATGAAGCTCGCCAACGATCTCCGACTGCTCGGCTCGGGCCCCCGCACCGGTCTCGCCGAAGTGAAGCTGCCCGCCAACGAGCCGGGCAGCTCGATCATGCCGGGCAAGGTCAATCCGACCCAGTGCGAGGCACTGTCGATGCTCGCCTGCCAGGTGATGGGCAACGACGCCACGATCGGCTTCGCCGCCAGCCAGGGTCATCTGCAGCTCAACGTCTTCAAGCCGGTGATCGCATACAACCTGCTGCAGTCGATCCGGCTGCTGACCGACGGCTGCCGCAACTTCCAGCGCCACTGCGTGGCGGGAATGGCACCCGACGCGGCGCGCATGGGCGAACATCTCGCCCGCAGCCTGATGCTGGTGACCGCGCTGAACCCCCACATCGGCTATGACAAGGCGGCGCAGATCGCCAAGAAGGCGCATGCCGAGGGCACCACCCTGCGCGCCGCGGCGCTCGCGCTCGGCTTCACCACAGCGGACGAGTTCGACGCCTGGGTGCGACCGGAGGACATGCTGGGCGACTGA
- a CDS encoding glycine zipper 2TM domain-containing protein, whose product MKARTLIPALLIALSATGCATWDNMSSREKSAATGAAVGGVAGAVITDGGILGTVGGAAIGGVIGDQIGKQK is encoded by the coding sequence ATGAAAGCCCGTACCCTGATCCCCGCCCTGCTCATCGCGCTCTCCGCCACCGGATGTGCGACCTGGGACAACATGTCGTCGCGTGAAAAGAGCGCGGCGACCGGCGCCGCCGTGGGCGGCGTGGCCGGCGCCGTGATCACCGACGGCGGCATCCTTGGCACGGTCGGCGGCGCCGCGATCGGTGGCGTCATCGGCGACCAGATCGGCAAGCAGAAGTAA
- a CDS encoding mechanosensitive ion channel family protein, with product MSDRPARIMQFLPAWAEPWLEFIELGLQIVLIVLGAWVLNLLFRRLIRRLAASYSLPAELVMGARRVVGLLIYAGAILMILDRFGVSGTVLWTAFTGFAAVAAVAFFAAWSVLSNIFCTLLIFTSRPFRLHDHVEVLESGDKPGLKGKVVDINLIYTTLQEEAENQVLQVPNSLFFQRVVRRWRP from the coding sequence GTGTCCGATCGTCCCGCCCGCATCATGCAGTTCCTCCCCGCCTGGGCCGAACCCTGGCTGGAGTTCATCGAGCTCGGCCTGCAGATCGTCCTGATCGTCCTCGGCGCCTGGGTGCTGAACCTGCTCTTCCGGCGCCTGATCCGCCGTCTCGCCGCCAGCTACAGCCTGCCCGCCGAGCTCGTGATGGGCGCGCGCCGCGTGGTCGGGCTGCTCATCTACGCCGGTGCGATCCTGATGATCCTCGACCGCTTCGGGGTGTCGGGCACCGTGCTGTGGACCGCCTTCACCGGTTTCGCCGCCGTGGCCGCGGTGGCCTTCTTCGCGGCCTGGAGCGTGCTGTCGAACATCTTCTGCACGCTGCTGATCTTCACCTCCCGGCCGTTTCGCCTGCACGACCACGTCGAGGTCCTCGAGAGCGGCGACAAGCCTGGCCTCAAGGGGAAGGTGGTGGACATCAACCTGATCTACACCACCTTGCAGGAGGAGGCCGAGAACCAGGTGCTGCAGGTGCCCAACAGCCTCTTCTTCCAGCGCGTGGTGCGGCGCTGGCGGCCCTGA